ACTACGTGATGCTAGAGCAAGGCCAACCAATGCACGCATTTGATCTTGCTAAGATCGAAGGCGGTATCGTGGTTCGTCTAGCAGAGCAGGGCGAAAAGCTAACACTTCTAGATGGCAACGAAGCTGAACTTAACAGCAACACACTTGTTATCGCAGACCAAAACAAAGCACTAGCAATCGCTGGTATCTTTGGCGGTCAAGATTCTGGTGTGACTACTGAAACAACTGACGTACTTCTTGAAGCGGCATTCTTCGCACCGGATCACATCCGTGGTCGCGCACGTGCTTACGGCCTTCACACAGATTCTTCTCTACGTTTCGAGCGTGGTGTTGACTCAACACTTCAAGCAGCAGCAATGGAGCGTGCAACACAGCTTCTAGTTGATATCTGTGGTGGTGAAGTTGCGCCAGTAAACGGTAGCGAATCTGAAGCTGATCTACCAAAAGCAAACGTAGTATCTCTGCGTCGCGCTAAGCTAGACAGCCTACTAGGTCACGAAATCCCATCTACAGATGTAGTGGAAATTCTTACTCGCCTAGGTTGTGCAGTTGAGACTACGGACGCAGGTTGGACGGCAACGTCTCCATCTTGGCGTTTCGATATCGCAATCGAGCAAGACCTAATTGAAGAAGTAGGTCGTATCTACGGTTACGATAACATTCCAAACCAAGCGCCTAAAGCGGCACTTAAAATGAATGACCACAAAGAAGCTGACCAACCGCTTAAGCGCGTTCGTGACCTTCTTGTAGACCGTGGCTACCACGAAGCAATCACTTACAGCTTCGTAGAACCAGAACAGCAAAAACTTGTTGTACCTGGTGTTGAGCCGCTAATCCTGCCATTCCCAATCTCTGCGGACATGTCAGCGATGCGCCTTGGCCTAATCCAAGGTCTTCTAAACACAGTTGTTCACAACCAGAAGCGTCAACAGTCTCGCGTTCGTCTATTCGAATCAGGCCTACGTTTCATCCCTGAAGCAACGGCTGAAAACGGCATGCGCCAAGAAATGATGCTTGCGGGCGTTATCTCTGGTACTCGTGGCGAAGAGCACTGGGACATTGCAACTAACACTGTAGATTTCTTCGATCTTAAAGGTGACCTAGAAGCCGTTCTTGAGCTTTCAGCAAACGAAATCGCATACAGCTTCAAATCTGCTAAGCACCCAGCACTTCACCCAGGTCAAACTGCGGCTATCGTAGTAGACGGCAAAGAAGTGGGTATCATTGGTACTGTTCACCCAGAACTAGAGCGTAAGTTTGGTCTTAACGGCCGTACTATCGTATTCGAAATCGAATGGGCAGCTATCAACACTCGCGTGCTTCCAGAAGCAGTAGCCGTATCTAAGTTCCCTGCAAACCGTCGTGATATCGCCGTTGTTGTTGACGAAGCAGTCGCTTCTGGCGACATCGTAGAAGCGTGTATCGCTGCTGGTGGCGAATTCCTAACAGGCGCTAAACTGTTCGACGTATACGTTGGTCAAGGCGTTGAAGAAGGTAAGAAGAGCCTAGCAATCGCACTTAGCCTACAGTCTGTAGAGCGCACACTTGAAGATGCAGACATCGCTGGTTCAGTAGATGCTATCGTAGCTTCAATTTCAGAGAAATTCGGCGCAGCACTTCGCGACTAATCTCTTCTGATAGATAGAAAATCAAAGGCCTCGCATTGCGAGGCCTTTTTTGTAGCCTAAGAAGTAGGGGTAATTCATAGCTGAAAAAATCAAGTCAACCACGCGACCAGTTTAATTGTAACTCTTAAAGAAGAATGCTCAACACAACTACTCGTGAAGATTATTTATCGAAGTAAATAAGCTATCTTCTTAGATTTGCTAATGTTGGTAACGAGATAAACTGAGAGGGTTGCCCATTAACAACTTTGCCCTGATACCCAAATCGTAAGTTACTTGTGACTAAAACACACCACTCTATAGCTCTAGTTATACCGACATAATGTAAATTTAAGCACTGTTCATAGTTTTCATAGATAACATCATAATTACCTTTAATGAAAACTCTTTTTGGCATAATCCAGTCGTATAAGTCCAAGTGGTAGACAACTTTAAACTCTAAGCCTTTAGCTTTATGAAGAGTCATAACTTGAACTTCATTATCATCAATAGGTTTGTACTGTTTCATCAAGTAATCATCAGTTAGAATTTTTGATACTTCCCTTTCTTCAATATTACTTAATGGCTGTATTCTTAGAAGATGAAATAAGCTGTTTATATATTGGATAATATTATTAGGAACCTCTTTTCGACAGTCTCTTATTTTATTTGAAATTAGGGAAAAATTGATGTCATTTTCATTAATATTCTTCAGTATTGTATTCATAACATCAGTAATCAGAGAAGAATGATCAAAGTAGAACCTAAGTAATGAGTTGGCAATTATCGCAGGTGTTGAGTTAATTTTTGCTAGATTAACATCCTCGTAGATACGCAAAGGCAAGTTGAAGTTATTCTTTATTACATCTAAAGATGAGTTATTTCTGACTAGAACTGCAATATCCTTGAGAACCAAACTTTTGTCATTTTCAATCAATTTTTCTATAGAGTTATTAACTGTAATCGCACACTGTGCTGGGGTGCCATCCAAGTTCCAATAAATTACCCTATTATCATCTGTATCTAATAGATGGCATTTCTCATTATAAAGTCTACTAGCATAATTAATTATAGAAGGATGGCATCTATGATTGATCGTAATCGAAAGAGCTTTGAATTTTTCATTATTCATCAGGTCATTTAGATACTTCGGATTACTTCCTCTAAATGCATAGATAGACTGCTGTATATCGCCGACAGAGATACACTTCAAATCTAGGGAGTGTAAATAGAGAAACAATGCATGTTGTGACTCAGAGGAATCTTGATATTCATCTACATATACGGCTGTATATCTAGATTTAATATATCTTCTGCATGACTTTGACGATTCAAGAACTTTGAGTGCGATAATACCATTAGCTTCTAATAACAAAATACCTTTAGATATTAGGTTGTAAATAGCCTCGGAATATCCTTTAAAGTTGTCGATGGTAATTAAGTTACCAGCAATACTTAGATCTGGTAAACCTAGTTTATCATCATCACTTAGATCAAAATAAGACATCGTATCTAAGTTTTTAGGTATATTATTATGAATACTATATAAGAATGGATAAACTATTTCGACTAGGCAGAAACTATCAATTGTCCCAAAAAAACTAGACTTTGTGTTAAAGCCATCTGATTTGCATTTCTTCTTTAGCTCTGAACTTGCTTTAACAGTAAAGGTGATACCAATAATACCCTTGTAGTCTGCTAATTGATTTAGCTCCTTTCTTATTTTTTCAACCATAACTGTAGTTTTTCCGCTACCAGGACAAGCGGTTAGCACCATGCTACCATCAAAAACGATAGCGGCATTTTGTTCATCGGTGAAAGTGAGCATATGTTATTCCGTCGCCAGTTTTTCAGCAAGCAAGAGAGGTTTTACAATATTTTTCGCTCTCAGGCTATCGAAGTCGATATTATCTTTTCTCAAAAACTCACTCATCCTAAGAGCCTTTTTTGATTGTAAGTATGAAACAATATTGGCCGTTCCAACCGAATCGGCAAAGGAATCGAGATCTGTCTTCAATTCACTATATAAGTCGTTTTCTAAATCTACTTTAGATAAGAATATTCCTTCTGGGTTTAGTATATTTGACGCATTCTGCCATGTGCCATTGGTAATGGTGTCTTGATGAGAAGTACCCAGTGGTACATTTTCATAATGGTTTAATCCTAGTATTGATAAACCTCTATTAATACCAGCTAATGACATCTCATCTTTATAAGGAACTTTTGAAATGTCGTTATCCGTTCTTAGAGTCCACTTTATGCCCATTGCATCTAATATACGAGTGTAAACTCCGAAATCGACGCCATCTACGCTCAATATTGAGATGTTATTGTAGTCTAAATCAACTCCGATTTTTGATGCTAACGAATTATAGAAAAGTACTTCGGATGGCCCTTCGACTAATAATACACATTTAGCGAAAAATGCCTCGGCAGGAAGAATACTCATTCGATAACCCATACCAACAAAAGTATCTTTGATTAATTCTGAACAACCGTTACTTGCAGCCTTAGTACCATTATTAGTAGGGACAAGACTAATTATAGAGTTTGGACTAAATTTGGACGCTATTTGAGGTGAATGACTTGTAATTATCGATTGACCAATCAGAGAATCAGAAAGGTAACTTGCTAATTTTCTCTGTTGATGCGGATGTAAATGAGCTTCAGGTTCTTCAATGCAATAAAATACAACCTCATGTTCGGGAACTATTTCTCTTTCGCTTTTTGCTTTCCATAATGATAATAGGATCTGATTATTTCTCCCATCTCCTCCTAGCATCAAGTTAGAACCCGATACCTTCGCCCCTAGTTCTAAGTTGTCGATGAATTGATTTACTTTTATAGCTCCAGAATCTAAATGTACCGAATATTCGGCGTTGTGGTGAGAAAGGTTCGTTAATTCATTATTTACAGACTGTGTTGCATCTTTCACGTAATTAAGCTTTCTAACTCTTTGGTTAATATTTTCTAATCCAATAGATATCTTTTTTGAAAGCTTCTCATCGTGTTCAATTTCTACGTCAGTTCTGCTATTTTGAGCTGATTTTAGTAGGCTTTTCTTCTCTTTATCAATAAATGATTTTAAATTTCTACTAGATTGAATGTACTTAAGGTTTATATGTCGTAAATAAAATCTTGAATTCTTAGCTTCTAAATTTTCGATAGTAGAACCAACAAATATTTTATAATCCAATGTATTACGATATGCTTTGTATACAAAATATGACTCCTCACTATCTGAAACATGCTCTTTAAGAATTGAAAGCGCTGCATCTTCTTTAATGTCAGAAAATTTTATAGTTATCGAAATTTCATCTGATTGCTCGCCGTTATCGCTAATACGAAAATCCGTTTCACTAGGCTCGATGTCTCTTTCAGATAAGGACTTATCAAGTAGAAGCCGTATGGCATAGACTAGGTTAGTTTTTCCTATGTCATTGCTACCTATAATCAATGTTTGTTTATTGAAGTTAATATTTGCATCGCTAAAGTTTCTAAACCCTTGAATACTAACGCTTTCAATTTTCATTAAAGAACACTCTGTTAACTTTTAAGAAGTTTGCATTGTAATTGATATCGGCTATGTTGCAATGTGATCAGTTACACATGATGTACTTATATTTTTTCAGCTAAGGTGAGTTTTAATGGTATGTAAATAGCTTATTTAACTGATGTTTCATTGTGTTGTTAATATGTATTGGGTTTAATGTTGGATCATTGACGACGTAAGATTTACAGACCCGATATTTAACTCTATTTAAGTTGCCCCCGTTTTTTAACAGTTGGCCTGTCTAAAGCTTCACACTTTATAGTGACTATATTGATTGAGAGGGGCGCTTTCTGTGTTCCCTCCAAAGTAAGTAGAGAGACACTATGAAACGTTTAATTCTAAACATCACACTCTTGCTATTCATGGCTCTTGGTAGCATGAATGCCGTAGCTCACGGTTCAACTGTTAAAGCGATGAACTAGGTCCGTTGTAACCGTTAGATTGATAAAACTAGGGCCTCGCACGTGCGAGGCCTTTTGTATTCTGACCAAAACTTAATAACAGCAAGGGCCAAATATTCAATAAATCTTATTTAGAAGTTAACGAAAACTTGGGATAATCGCCGGTACTCCTGGTAGGAGACCAACCAACGCCATTACGCCACTTAGCACAATAAACATAATGCCAGGCAACACCCAACGGCTCATTTTACTCAGTTTACCGCTACGTTCTTTACAACCTATCAGGCCTAAGTTATCCAACAGCATGGTGAGAGACCAGCCAAATGCGGGGTTAACGAGCGCTGAAGAAAATACAACAATCGCTGCCGATTGCGTGGTTTTTCCTTCACGCGTCATTTCCATTCCAGCTTCTAGCAACGGAACAAATACCCCAACAATGAGCGCAACACAAAGTACGGGTTGCCATATCGCTAGATCCATTGGGTAGCCCCAAACTGCGGCGATGATACAGAACAGAGCCGTCAGCAAAGCGCCAGCAGGTATAGGGCGTTTCGCAATCGCCGCCGGTACGATGTAAGTACCCCATGAAGACGTAAAGTTAGTACCGCCAAGCAGAGAACCGAACGTTTGACGAATCGAAGCCGTGGTCATGGTATCGTCAATGTTCATGTGTACTTTTTCGGTACGTTCTGGATAGCTGATCTTTTGGAATACTTGATGTCCTAAGAAATCTGGTGACCACATCGCTACGGCAAGAATCGCAAACGGCAATACCACCATGAAGTGTTCAATCGTTGGTAGGCCTAGCATCCAACCTGTATCTTCTCCCCACCAATACATAGGGTTCATGTTAGGTAAGCCTGGCTCAGTGTGGAAAGCAAATGGTGCACCCATGGCAAACGCAATCGTACCACCCAATAAGCAACTAAGAGGGACGGCTAACCAACGTTTGCGGAAATGTTCTAATAAAGCGTACAAAATGATGGTGCAAAAGATCACGACAAACGCGATATGGCTCATACCTATTCCCTCAGCCCAAGCGAACAGTTTCTTAACTTGAGAGGCGGTTCCAACAAAACCGAGGTAGAGCAATAAGCCGCCACACACGCCTTTACTGGTGAGGTTGGCCAACATGCTGCCACCTTTACTGATGGCTAAGATGAGGCCAAAAGCGCCAATCAGTAACCCAAAGGCCATAGGGTGTCCGCCTGCTGCAACGACAATTGGAATTAAAGGGATGAGTGGGCCGTGTGTACCGGCGAGGTTCGCGGTAGGTAATAAAAAGCCAGAGAATAGAATGATGAAAACAGAGGCGATGAGTAGTTCATAACGAACGTTTTCTAAAATAAAGCCTTCATTTAGCCCGAGCGCCCCGGCAAAGGTGGCTGCTATCGCTCCCACCAT
The Vibrio kanaloae genome window above contains:
- the pheT gene encoding phenylalanine--tRNA ligase subunit beta, whose product is MKFSESWLREWVKPAINSEELAHQITMAGLEVDDVEPVAGEFTGVKVGKVVECGQHPDADKLQVTKIDIGAVDADGNKELLDIVCGASNCRLGLTVAVATVGAVLPGDFKIKKAKLRGVPSHGMLCSFSELGIDVESDGILELPEGTTLGMDVRELLELNDVTIDVDLTANRADCFSIRGLAREVGVLNRADVTEPAVETVATSIEDTVSVEIKATDACPRYLGRVVKNVNVKADTPIWMQEKLRRCGIRSIDPVVDITNYVMLEQGQPMHAFDLAKIEGGIVVRLAEQGEKLTLLDGNEAELNSNTLVIADQNKALAIAGIFGGQDSGVTTETTDVLLEAAFFAPDHIRGRARAYGLHTDSSLRFERGVDSTLQAAAMERATQLLVDICGGEVAPVNGSESEADLPKANVVSLRRAKLDSLLGHEIPSTDVVEILTRLGCAVETTDAGWTATSPSWRFDIAIEQDLIEEVGRIYGYDNIPNQAPKAALKMNDHKEADQPLKRVRDLLVDRGYHEAITYSFVEPEQQKLVVPGVEPLILPFPISADMSAMRLGLIQGLLNTVVHNQKRQQSRVRLFESGLRFIPEATAENGMRQEMMLAGVISGTRGEEHWDIATNTVDFFDLKGDLEAVLELSANEIAYSFKSAKHPALHPGQTAAIVVDGKEVGIIGTVHPELERKFGLNGRTIVFEIEWAAINTRVLPEAVAVSKFPANRRDIAVVVDEAVASGDIVEACIAAGGEFLTGAKLFDVYVGQGVEEGKKSLAIALSLQSVERTLEDADIAGSVDAIVASISEKFGAALRD
- a CDS encoding UvrD-helicase domain-containing protein — translated: MLTFTDEQNAAIVFDGSMVLTACPGSGKTTVMVEKIRKELNQLADYKGIIGITFTVKASSELKKKCKSDGFNTKSSFFGTIDSFCLVEIVYPFLYSIHNNIPKNLDTMSYFDLSDDDKLGLPDLSIAGNLITIDNFKGYSEAIYNLISKGILLLEANGIIALKVLESSKSCRRYIKSRYTAVYVDEYQDSSESQHALFLYLHSLDLKCISVGDIQQSIYAFRGSNPKYLNDLMNNEKFKALSITINHRCHPSIINYASRLYNEKCHLLDTDDNRVIYWNLDGTPAQCAITVNNSIEKLIENDKSLVLKDIAVLVRNNSSLDVIKNNFNLPLRIYEDVNLAKINSTPAIIANSLLRFYFDHSSLITDVMNTILKNINENDINFSLISNKIRDCRKEVPNNIIQYINSLFHLLRIQPLSNIEEREVSKILTDDYLMKQYKPIDDNEVQVMTLHKAKGLEFKVVYHLDLYDWIMPKRVFIKGNYDVIYENYEQCLNLHYVGITRAIEWCVLVTSNLRFGYQGKVVNGQPSQFISLPTLANLRR
- a CDS encoding ATP-dependent nuclease, producing the protein MKIESVSIQGFRNFSDANINFNKQTLIIGSNDIGKTNLVYAIRLLLDKSLSERDIEPSETDFRISDNGEQSDEISITIKFSDIKEDAALSILKEHVSDSEESYFVYKAYRNTLDYKIFVGSTIENLEAKNSRFYLRHINLKYIQSSRNLKSFIDKEKKSLLKSAQNSRTDVEIEHDEKLSKKISIGLENINQRVRKLNYVKDATQSVNNELTNLSHHNAEYSVHLDSGAIKVNQFIDNLELGAKVSGSNLMLGGDGRNNQILLSLWKAKSEREIVPEHEVVFYCIEEPEAHLHPHQQRKLASYLSDSLIGQSIITSHSPQIASKFSPNSIISLVPTNNGTKAASNGCSELIKDTFVGMGYRMSILPAEAFFAKCVLLVEGPSEVLFYNSLASKIGVDLDYNNISILSVDGVDFGVYTRILDAMGIKWTLRTDNDISKVPYKDEMSLAGINRGLSILGLNHYENVPLGTSHQDTITNGTWQNASNILNPEGIFLSKVDLENDLYSELKTDLDSFADSVGTANIVSYLQSKKALRMSEFLRKDNIDFDSLRAKNIVKPLLLAEKLATE
- a CDS encoding DUF3360 domain-containing protein is translated as MSSTLESVNIRPDKPQTNEDELTYEQQHKPRSEFESREQYLEHELQIMAPKRWRPNLPFKDYRFEIEDTIPAMAATIGKVVMVGAIAATFAGALGLNEGFILENVRYELLIASVFIILFSGFLLPTANLAGTHGPLIPLIPIVVAAGGHPMAFGLLIGAFGLILAISKGGSMLANLTSKGVCGGLLLYLGFVGTASQVKKLFAWAEGIGMSHIAFVVIFCTIILYALLEHFRKRWLAVPLSCLLGGTIAFAMGAPFAFHTEPGLPNMNPMYWWGEDTGWMLGLPTIEHFMVVLPFAILAVAMWSPDFLGHQVFQKISYPERTEKVHMNIDDTMTTASIRQTFGSLLGGTNFTSSWGTYIVPAAIAKRPIPAGALLTALFCIIAAVWGYPMDLAIWQPVLCVALIVGVFVPLLEAGMEMTREGKTTQSAAIVVFSSALVNPAFGWSLTMLLDNLGLIGCKERSGKLSKMSRWVLPGIMFIVLSGVMALVGLLPGVPAIIPSFR